The following are encoded together in the Parabacteroides chongii genome:
- the smpB gene encoding SsrA-binding protein SmpB, translated as MKEKISNNIQIKNKRATFDYELLDTFTAGIVLTGTEIKSIRLGKASLVDTFCIMEKGELWVKNMYIAEYFYGTYNNHVARRDRKLLLTKKELRKIDNAARNSGFTIIPTRMFINEKGLAKVVVAIAKGKKEYDKRDSIKARDDKREMDRAFRR; from the coding sequence ATGAAAGAGAAGATTAGTAATAATATACAGATAAAGAACAAGCGGGCAACCTTCGATTATGAATTGCTCGATACGTTTACTGCCGGGATCGTGCTGACCGGGACGGAGATCAAATCCATCCGCCTGGGAAAAGCCAGCCTGGTCGATACGTTCTGTATCATGGAGAAAGGCGAGTTGTGGGTGAAGAACATGTACATCGCCGAGTATTTTTACGGTACCTATAATAATCATGTCGCACGCCGCGACCGTAAATTGCTGCTTACCAAAAAGGAGCTGCGCAAGATAGACAATGCAGCCCGTAACAGTGGTTTTACCATTATCCCGACCCGTATGTTCATCAACGAGAAAGGGTTGGCGAAAGTGGTCGTAGCCATAGCCAAAGGTAAGAAGGAATACGATAAACGAGATTCCATCAAAGCCCGTGACGACAAGCGGGAGATGGACAGAGCATTTAGACGGTAA
- a CDS encoding RNA polymerase sigma-70 factor, which produces MKKTSQAIDDSFLLSAMQHGDKKAYGTLFRRYYPMLCTYANRFVSQEDAEEIVQDVMLWLWENREAQIFNTSFSQYLYKTVYHRSINQLTRQQSQLRAETRYYEYMLEMLQDSDFYQAEELKKQISQAIHALPASYREAFIMHRFENKSYKEIAEILQVSTQTVNYRITQALKQLRVTLKDYLPLILLLSKYMN; this is translated from the coding sequence ATGAAAAAGACCTCACAAGCAATAGACGATTCATTTCTGTTATCGGCCATGCAACATGGAGATAAAAAAGCCTATGGTACCTTATTCAGAAGATACTACCCGATGTTGTGCACGTATGCGAACCGGTTCGTCAGTCAGGAAGATGCCGAAGAGATCGTGCAGGATGTCATGTTATGGTTATGGGAAAACAGGGAAGCACAAATATTCAATACCTCTTTCAGCCAGTATCTGTACAAAACAGTCTATCACAGAAGTATCAACCAGCTTACCCGCCAGCAGTCGCAATTGCGGGCAGAGACACGTTACTATGAATATATGTTGGAGATGTTGCAGGACAGCGATTTCTACCAGGCGGAAGAACTGAAAAAACAGATCAGCCAGGCGATTCATGCCTTACCCGCCAGCTACCGGGAAGCATTTATCATGCACCGTTTCGAAAATAAAAGCTACAAAGAGATAGCCGAGATCCTGCAGGTTTCCACCCAAACGGTAAATTACCGGATTACTCAAGCCTTGAAACAACTGCGAGTTACCTTGAAAGATTACCTGCCGCTGATATTGTTGTTATCGAAATATATGAACTAG
- a CDS encoding Yip1 family protein, which translates to MYKEIIKWVIAIISQPGKAWDMLSRKEEKGDEFLSRFIYPLIGLVTVAAFLGVLFTRKEFDVELALKSSIKTLVASFGGFYLGAYFLNEAWQGWFGREKDMKLCQRFVGYSSSLMFALNIVLMLLPEFFFLRIFILYTFYIVWEGAGPYMQMEEKERLKFAGITTVIILLTPAVIEFVLFMLMPGLRF; encoded by the coding sequence ATGTATAAGGAGATAATCAAATGGGTAATAGCCATCATATCTCAACCGGGGAAGGCCTGGGATATGTTGTCAAGAAAAGAAGAGAAGGGCGATGAGTTCTTGTCGCGATTCATATATCCGTTAATCGGACTGGTTACAGTGGCTGCTTTTCTGGGCGTGTTGTTTACGCGGAAGGAGTTTGATGTAGAGCTTGCTTTGAAATCGTCGATCAAAACCCTGGTCGCTTCTTTCGGAGGTTTCTATTTGGGAGCCTATTTTCTGAATGAAGCCTGGCAGGGATGGTTTGGAAGAGAAAAGGACATGAAACTCTGCCAGCGTTTTGTCGGTTATTCGTCATCGCTGATGTTTGCCTTGAATATCGTGCTGATGCTGCTGCCGGAGTTTTTCTTCCTGCGCATCTTCATTTTATATACATTTTATATTGTATGGGAAGGAGCCGGTCCTTATATGCAGATGGAAGAAAAGGAACGGCTGAAGTTTGCCGGTATAACGACCGTTATCATTTTGCTGACACCGGCGGTGATCGAGTTTGTGCTGTTCATGCTGATGCCGGGATTACGTTTTTGA
- a CDS encoding TlpA family protein disulfide reductase — translation MENQRLAYMLAGIVAFGLAGCSSQPITIEGKVSNLSGNTIVYNSTIDGVYQFTQRDTLFVQADSTYRITLPGKENEKVSFYVYGQKYLGTVYVEPGKNGLDIDASLESNLNVENKLVKENEIVEELARLQKDVFGLRAREKDVFQVAKDTVASSVYKKLTDYGAGIEQKITGVDDLFKKRAVQDVRMQMLLAFMNQYFGINYRGTEETKKEWEAVYPEMLEYADITQPENVFSDAFSDVVSNIAGIELYMKTKQQPKDRNEGKVMLFDWYKENLKGRVQEIAMANIILDDAANESYSTGIPELYEQFKVLYPASILQSSLEEAIRKNISFNKQELPADIHILNTDSVRSFKEITDRYPGKVIFIDIWATWCGPCRQSFAHVEPLQKYAKENDIVLLYVSIDRPTEADLWKKMAGYYNLKGEHVLINESFKMDIYNTFGNNGALYIPHCAIINKKGELQFKVASSPENMDKLIEQFQEAGAE, via the coding sequence ATGGAAAATCAAAGACTCGCTTATATGCTGGCCGGTATCGTCGCATTCGGACTGGCAGGTTGTTCCTCTCAACCGATAACCATTGAAGGAAAAGTATCCAATCTTTCCGGTAATACGATCGTCTATAATTCTACAATCGACGGTGTATATCAGTTTACTCAGAGAGATACCCTCTTTGTGCAGGCGGACAGTACCTATCGGATAACACTTCCTGGAAAAGAGAATGAGAAAGTCTCGTTTTACGTGTACGGGCAAAAGTATCTGGGTACGGTTTACGTCGAACCCGGTAAGAACGGGCTCGATATCGATGCCTCCCTTGAAAGCAATCTGAATGTGGAGAATAAGCTGGTGAAGGAGAATGAAATCGTGGAAGAACTTGCCCGTTTGCAGAAGGATGTCTTTGGTTTGAGAGCCCGCGAAAAAGATGTGTTCCAGGTAGCAAAAGATACGGTAGCTTCTTCTGTTTACAAGAAACTGACGGACTATGGAGCCGGTATAGAACAGAAGATAACCGGAGTCGACGACCTCTTTAAGAAAAGAGCCGTGCAGGATGTCCGTATGCAGATGTTGCTGGCCTTTATGAATCAGTATTTCGGGATTAATTACCGGGGAACGGAAGAGACAAAGAAAGAGTGGGAGGCCGTTTATCCGGAAATGCTGGAATATGCCGATATTACCCAGCCGGAGAATGTCTTTTCCGACGCATTCTCCGATGTGGTGTCGAACATTGCCGGGATAGAGCTTTATATGAAAACCAAGCAACAGCCGAAAGACCGGAATGAAGGCAAGGTAATGCTTTTCGACTGGTATAAGGAGAACCTGAAAGGACGTGTACAGGAAATCGCCATGGCTAATATTATCCTGGATGATGCTGCGAACGAAAGTTATTCGACAGGCATACCGGAGCTATACGAACAGTTTAAAGTGCTGTATCCGGCCAGTATCCTTCAATCATCGCTGGAGGAGGCGATACGGAAGAACATCTCGTTTAACAAGCAGGAGCTTCCCGCAGATATTCATATCCTGAACACCGACAGTGTGCGTTCTTTTAAAGAGATAACCGACCGCTATCCGGGAAAAGTGATCTTTATCGATATCTGGGCAACCTGGTGTGGTCCTTGCCGTCAGTCTTTTGCCCATGTTGAACCCTTGCAGAAGTATGCAAAGGAGAATGATATCGTGCTGCTTTATGTTTCCATCGACCGTCCGACTGAAGCCGATTTATGGAAGAAAATGGCAGGATACTATAATCTGAAAGGGGAGCACGTACTCATCAACGAATCTTTTAAAATGGATATCTACAATACTTTCGGTAACAATGGAGCCTTGTATATCCCTCATTGCGCCATCATCAACAAAAAAGGGGAACTGCAATTTAAAGTCGCATCGAGTCCTGAAAATATGGACAAACTGATAGAACAGTTCCAGGAAGCTGGTGCGGAGTGA
- a CDS encoding FecR family protein → METFNIDQIEELLPRYCSGEATVEECRMVEEWIGQSEDNYRIVKQIYAIDQVMGTAQMESKVDTEKALASVSRRMTKERPQVSWFTWVQRVAAILFIPLLITWGIEHFTPRRDIAHMIEIKTNPGMTTTVDLPDGSKVYLNSESSLTYPSFFSEDKRSVQLKGEAFFEVQKDPEHRFIVSAPNHTQIEVLGTSFNVEAFERDSFISTTLVEGKVRFAYQKNQQSTTVVMKPGQKLMYNTTSSQVKLIQTSGETETAWKDGKIVFLATPLPEALRMLEKRFNVDFVLSNNRLRTEAFNGSFTNQRLERILEIFKISSNIKWRYLDIQDTTNERTRIEIY, encoded by the coding sequence ATGGAAACATTCAATATAGATCAGATAGAAGAACTTCTTCCCCGGTATTGTTCCGGCGAGGCGACGGTAGAGGAATGCCGGATGGTGGAGGAATGGATCGGGCAGTCGGAAGATAACTACCGGATTGTCAAACAAATCTATGCCATTGATCAGGTAATGGGTACAGCACAGATGGAATCGAAGGTGGATACCGAAAAGGCTTTGGCATCCGTAAGCCGTAGAATGACTAAGGAACGTCCGCAGGTGAGCTGGTTCACCTGGGTGCAGCGGGTGGCTGCGATTCTTTTTATCCCTCTCCTTATCACCTGGGGGATCGAGCATTTTACTCCCCGGAGGGATATAGCCCATATGATCGAGATAAAGACCAATCCAGGAATGACGACCACCGTCGATCTGCCGGACGGCTCCAAAGTATACCTCAATTCGGAATCTTCTTTGACCTATCCTTCTTTTTTCAGTGAAGACAAGAGAAGCGTGCAGTTGAAAGGGGAGGCTTTCTTTGAAGTGCAGAAGGACCCCGAACATCGTTTTATTGTTTCAGCCCCCAACCATACGCAGATCGAGGTATTGGGTACTTCCTTTAATGTGGAAGCATTTGAGAGAGATTCATTTATATCCACTACGCTGGTTGAGGGTAAAGTCCGCTTTGCCTATCAGAAGAACCAGCAGTCCACAACGGTAGTCATGAAGCCCGGACAGAAACTGATGTACAATACAACTTCTTCGCAGGTCAAACTGATCCAGACAAGCGGTGAAACCGAAACGGCCTGGAAAGACGGAAAGATCGTTTTCCTGGCAACGCCGCTGCCGGAAGCGTTGCGGATGTTGGAGAAGCGGTTTAATGTTGACTTCGTGTTATCCAATAACCGTCTTCGTACAGAGGCATTCAACGGCTCATTTACCAATCAACGGTTAGAACGTATATTGGAAATATTTAAAATATCATCGAATATAAAATGGCGTTACCTGGATATCCAGGATACGACGAATGAGAGAACTCGAATAGAAATTTATTAA
- a CDS encoding DUF3810 domain-containing protein → MWRYIRWSLLAGLLIGVWIVMRLPVAAEFYARRIYPAVSGVLSRISSPFPFSVGDCFIYGSIVGILVYLIYAFVKKRSWKKTVGRTVEYLLWVYAWFYLAWGLNYFREDFFTRTQLPYADYSEEDFRSFLSAYTDSLNASFTPVEKVDQAVIASEVKNGYQEIAGRFGLVSPVGYLHPKPMLLPSLMSGVGVLGYIGPFFIEYNLNPDLLPVQYPFTYAHEMAHVLGISSEAEANLYGFLVCSRSEVPEIRFSAWFALLPYVLGNAWQLLPEEDFEQWKETISPEVKKAYNDKVAYWQGLYSPMIGDMQDTLYNWFLKSNNIPSGRKNYSEVVALLMAVNTK, encoded by the coding sequence ATGTGGAGATATATACGCTGGTCGTTACTGGCAGGATTGTTGATCGGGGTGTGGATTGTCATGCGGTTGCCGGTGGCAGCCGAATTTTATGCCCGTCGGATCTATCCGGCTGTTTCCGGTGTGCTGTCCCGCATCTCATCCCCTTTCCCTTTTTCCGTAGGTGATTGTTTCATCTACGGAAGCATTGTCGGTATCCTGGTCTATCTGATCTATGCTTTTGTGAAGAAGCGTTCATGGAAAAAGACAGTCGGGCGTACGGTCGAATACCTGTTATGGGTGTATGCCTGGTTCTATCTGGCCTGGGGACTGAATTATTTCCGGGAGGACTTCTTTACACGGACACAACTCCCTTATGCCGATTATTCGGAAGAGGATTTCCGCTCTTTCCTTTCGGCTTATACCGATTCGCTGAATGCCTCTTTCACTCCGGTTGAAAAGGTGGATCAGGCCGTCATTGCCTCGGAGGTGAAGAACGGTTACCAGGAGATAGCCGGACGTTTCGGGCTGGTGTCTCCCGTCGGTTACCTTCATCCGAAACCGATGCTGCTCCCGTCGTTGATGAGCGGTGTGGGAGTTTTGGGATATATTGGTCCCTTTTTTATCGAATACAATCTGAATCCGGACCTGCTTCCTGTCCAGTATCCTTTCACGTATGCCCATGAAATGGCGCATGTACTGGGCATCTCCAGTGAGGCGGAGGCCAACCTGTATGGCTTTCTGGTCTGCTCACGTTCCGAAGTGCCGGAGATCCGTTTCTCTGCCTGGTTTGCCTTGTTGCCTTATGTGTTGGGTAATGCCTGGCAGTTATTGCCGGAAGAAGACTTCGAGCAATGGAAGGAAACGATATCGCCTGAAGTAAAAAAGGCATACAACGATAAGGTCGCTTATTGGCAGGGTTTGTATAGTCCGATGATCGGGGATATGCAGGATACGCTTTATAACTGGTTCCTGAAAAGTAACAATATCCCCTCCGGACGTAAAAATTATTCTGAGGTAGTGGCACTTCTGATGGCTGTTAATACAAAATAA
- the lysA gene encoding diaminopimelate decarboxylase, with translation MLKGTFPIDKLKALPTPFYYYDVKLLQDTLDMVKNEAGKYGYHVHYAVKANANPRILSVIAENGLGADCVSGGEVQAALNAGFPAGKVVFAGVGKADWEINLGLDNDIFCFNVESAVELDIIDELAAAKNKVASVALRINPEVDAHTHAKITTGMKENKFGINLSQLGQVLDNLAKLKHVKLIGIHCHIGSQITDMSAFRNLVIRVNEIQEELEARGIQIENLNFGGGLGIDYYHPNHLPIPAFDNYFAVFNKLLKVRPGQQVHFEPGRSVVAQCGTLISKVLYVKVGETKQFAILDAGFTELIRPAMYDAYHRIENISSDEAVELYDVVGPICESSDVFGKDVELNKAHRGDLIALRSAGAYGEVMASQYNCRQLPKAYYSDTI, from the coding sequence ATGCTCAAAGGAACATTCCCGATAGATAAACTGAAGGCACTTCCTACGCCTTTTTATTATTATGATGTAAAATTGTTGCAGGATACACTGGATATGGTGAAGAATGAAGCCGGTAAATACGGCTATCATGTACACTATGCAGTCAAGGCAAATGCCAATCCGCGTATCCTGTCCGTTATAGCGGAGAACGGTCTGGGGGCCGACTGCGTGAGCGGTGGTGAGGTGCAGGCTGCCCTGAATGCCGGATTCCCTGCCGGTAAAGTGGTCTTTGCCGGTGTCGGTAAAGCCGATTGGGAAATCAACCTGGGACTGGACAACGATATCTTCTGTTTCAATGTGGAATCGGCTGTCGAGCTGGATATCATCGACGAACTGGCTGCCGCTAAAAACAAAGTGGCTTCGGTTGCCCTGCGTATCAATCCGGAAGTGGATGCCCATACCCATGCGAAGATCACCACTGGAATGAAAGAAAATAAGTTCGGTATCAATCTGAGCCAGCTGGGACAGGTGCTGGATAACCTGGCGAAACTGAAACATGTGAAACTGATCGGTATCCATTGCCATATCGGTTCGCAGATCACGGATATGTCCGCATTCCGTAACCTGGTTATCCGTGTAAACGAGATACAGGAAGAGTTGGAAGCCCGTGGTATTCAAATAGAGAATCTGAACTTCGGCGGCGGATTGGGTATCGATTATTATCACCCGAACCATCTGCCTATCCCGGCATTCGATAACTACTTTGCCGTATTCAATAAATTGCTGAAAGTACGTCCCGGTCAGCAGGTACATTTCGAACCGGGCCGTTCGGTCGTTGCCCAATGCGGGACACTGATCTCGAAGGTTCTGTATGTTAAAGTCGGTGAGACAAAACAGTTTGCCATTCTGGATGCCGGATTTACCGAACTGATCCGTCCTGCCATGTACGATGCCTATCACCGGATCGAGAATATATCCAGTGACGAAGCGGTCGAACTGTATGATGTAGTAGGGCCTATCTGCGAATCATCCGATGTATTCGGTAAAGATGTCGAGCTGAATAAGGCACACCGCGGTGACCTGATCGCCTTGCGTTCAGCCGGTGCTTACGGCGAGGTGATGGCCTCCCAATATAACTGTCGCCAGCTTCCGAAGGCGTACTATTCCGATACGATTTAA
- the metH gene encoding methionine synthase: protein MNKETFIRSLQERILILDGGMGTMIQGFKLTEQDYRGDRFVDFPGQLKGNNDLLCITRPDVIKSIHRQYLDAGADIFATNTFNANAISMEDYAMQEYVREINLAAGKLGREVADGFMAEHPDRTIFVAGSIGPTNKTASMSPDVSNPAYRAVTYKDIYKAYKEQVEALVDGGVDIILFETTFDTLNVKAGLEAAETVLKEKGKELPIMLSLTLSAQGGRTLSGQTLGACLASVQHVNLVSIGLNCSFGAADMKPFLADLAKHAPYYISAYPNAGLPNTFGTYDETPEKMAGHVKPFIEEGLVNILGGCCGTTPAHIAQYPALIKGAKPHVPAAKPDCLWLSGLELLEVKKENNFINIGERCNVAGSRKFLRLIKEGNYEEALTIARKQVEDGAQVIDINMDDGMLDAVKEMTTFLNLVASEPDIARVPVMIDSSKWQVIEEGLMCVQGKSIVNSISLKEGEEVFLAHAARIKQLGAAVVVMAFDEKGQADTFERKVEVCGRAYRLLREKIDFDPNGIIFDPNVLAIATGMEEHNGYGLDFIRAVEWIKQNLPGAKVSGGISNLSFSFRGNNYVREAMHSVFLYHAISKGLDMGIVNPSSAVIYEDIEPEFRNLLEDVILYRRPEAAEELITYAQNLHVDKQGGGEAKQEAWREQPLKERLEYALIKGIGDHLEEDLQEALKEYPRPVNIIDGPLMSGMNKVGELFGAGKMFLPQVVKTARTMKKAVAILQPAIEADKTASGSAKAGKVLFATVKGDVHDIGKNIVSIVLACNNYEVIDLGVMVPAEVIVKTAIDEQPDLVCLSGLITPSLEEMVHVTDEMQKAGLTIPIMVGGATTSKLHTAIKIAPHYDYPVIHVLDASQNPLIAAKLLNPDTRDAYIESLNKEYEALRVSMDQKKEILVPLSEARLHPQKIDWTGWNPTTPNQLGVHVLPYIPLEEIIPYIHWTFFFSAWKLSGRFAGIAQLHGCDSCRAQWLASFPEGDRAKAAEAMQLHKDAVRLLNRLVDRKAEYCKAIYGFFPANSDGDSIRMGDIVIPVLRQQAKKDEGVYKSLADYVMPASEGRTDYVGAFVVTAGVGAEALKNQFEEEGDTYSSMLLQTLTDRLAEALAEYLHEKVRKEYWGYAPDESLSIPDLYKVKYQGIRPAVGYPSLPDQLLNYTLDNLLDMSQIGVKLTENGAMYPTATVSGIYIAHPDSQYFMIGSIDEEQMKDYAARRNLSEADAKKLLNKNIS from the coding sequence ATGAATAAGGAAACATTTATACGCTCCCTGCAGGAACGTATCCTGATACTGGACGGTGGTATGGGTACTATGATCCAGGGATTCAAACTGACTGAACAGGATTACAGAGGCGACCGTTTCGTCGATTTTCCCGGACAGCTGAAAGGGAACAACGACCTGTTGTGCATCACCCGTCCGGATGTGATCAAGTCGATCCACCGGCAGTATCTGGATGCCGGGGCAGATATCTTCGCTACCAATACATTCAATGCGAACGCCATTTCGATGGAAGATTACGCCATGCAGGAGTATGTGCGTGAGATTAACTTGGCTGCCGGAAAGCTCGGACGGGAAGTAGCCGACGGGTTTATGGCGGAGCATCCGGACCGGACGATCTTTGTCGCCGGTTCTATCGGCCCGACCAACAAGACGGCATCCATGAGCCCCGATGTGAGTAATCCAGCTTATCGTGCGGTAACCTATAAAGATATATATAAAGCCTACAAAGAACAGGTGGAGGCGCTGGTCGACGGAGGCGTGGACATCATTCTTTTTGAAACGACTTTCGATACGCTGAATGTGAAAGCGGGACTGGAAGCTGCTGAAACTGTTTTGAAAGAAAAAGGGAAAGAGTTGCCGATCATGTTGTCACTGACGCTTTCTGCCCAGGGGGGACGTACTCTTTCCGGTCAGACACTGGGTGCCTGCCTGGCTTCGGTCCAGCATGTCAACCTGGTCAGTATCGGTTTAAACTGTTCCTTCGGAGCAGCGGATATGAAGCCTTTCCTTGCCGACCTGGCCAAACATGCTCCCTATTATATAAGCGCTTATCCGAATGCCGGATTACCCAATACGTTCGGTACTTATGACGAGACTCCGGAAAAGATGGCGGGGCATGTGAAGCCGTTCATCGAAGAGGGGCTGGTGAATATACTGGGAGGTTGTTGTGGTACCACACCCGCCCATATCGCCCAGTATCCGGCGTTGATAAAAGGAGCAAAGCCGCATGTGCCTGCCGCGAAGCCGGATTGTCTGTGGCTGTCCGGTCTTGAGCTGCTGGAAGTAAAGAAAGAAAATAACTTTATCAATATAGGCGAACGTTGTAACGTCGCCGGTTCCCGTAAGTTCCTTCGTCTGATCAAGGAAGGGAACTACGAAGAAGCCTTGACGATTGCCCGCAAGCAGGTGGAAGACGGTGCGCAGGTGATCGATATCAATATGGACGACGGGATGCTGGATGCCGTCAAGGAAATGACGACTTTCCTGAATCTGGTCGCTTCCGAACCGGATATCGCCCGGGTGCCTGTCATGATCGACTCTTCCAAATGGCAGGTGATCGAAGAAGGGCTGATGTGCGTACAGGGAAAAAGTATCGTCAACTCGATTTCCCTGAAAGAAGGAGAAGAAGTATTCCTGGCTCATGCCGCCCGCATCAAACAGTTGGGAGCGGCTGTCGTCGTCATGGCTTTCGATGAGAAAGGGCAGGCGGATACATTCGAACGGAAAGTGGAAGTCTGCGGACGCGCATATCGTTTGCTTCGGGAGAAAATAGATTTTGATCCGAACGGAATTATTTTCGATCCGAATGTACTGGCAATCGCTACCGGTATGGAAGAACATAACGGATACGGTCTGGACTTTATCCGTGCCGTCGAGTGGATCAAGCAGAATCTGCCGGGAGCCAAGGTGAGCGGCGGTATCAGTAACCTATCTTTCTCGTTCCGTGGAAATAATTATGTGCGTGAAGCGATGCACTCCGTATTCCTGTACCATGCTATTAGTAAAGGGCTGGATATGGGTATTGTAAATCCTTCTTCTGCCGTAATCTATGAAGATATCGAACCGGAGTTCCGTAATTTGCTGGAAGATGTGATTCTGTACCGTCGTCCGGAAGCCGCCGAAGAGCTGATTACGTATGCCCAGAACCTGCATGTGGATAAGCAGGGGGGAGGAGAAGCAAAACAGGAAGCCTGGCGCGAACAACCGCTGAAGGAACGTCTGGAGTATGCCCTGATCAAAGGGATCGGCGACCATCTGGAAGAAGACTTGCAGGAAGCATTGAAAGAATATCCGCGTCCTGTGAATATTATCGACGGTCCGCTGATGAGCGGTATGAATAAGGTCGGTGAACTGTTCGGTGCCGGGAAGATGTTCTTGCCGCAGGTGGTAAAGACAGCTCGTACCATGAAAAAGGCGGTAGCCATCCTTCAGCCAGCCATTGAAGCCGATAAAACGGCATCCGGCTCGGCGAAAGCCGGAAAGGTTCTTTTCGCAACGGTGAAAGGCGACGTACATGACATCGGCAAAAACATCGTTTCGATCGTTCTTGCCTGCAACAATTACGAAGTGATCGACCTGGGTGTGATGGTTCCTGCCGAGGTGATCGTGAAGACTGCCATCGACGAGCAACCCGACCTGGTCTGCCTGTCAGGACTGATCACGCCCTCCCTGGAAGAGATGGTACACGTGACGGACGAGATGCAGAAAGCCGGATTGACTATTCCGATCATGGTCGGTGGCGCAACCACCTCCAAGCTACATACGGCTATAAAGATAGCCCCTCATTATGATTATCCGGTGATCCACGTACTCGATGCGTCGCAGAACCCGCTGATTGCCGCCAAACTGCTGAATCCGGATACCCGTGATGCTTATATTGAAAGCCTGAATAAGGAATACGAAGCATTGCGCGTTTCGATGGATCAGAAAAAGGAGATATTAGTTCCGCTAAGTGAAGCTCGCCTCCATCCGCAGAAAATAGACTGGACCGGCTGGAATCCTACGACCCCGAATCAGTTGGGTGTCCATGTTCTGCCGTATATTCCATTGGAGGAAATCATACCTTATATACACTGGACCTTCTTCTTCTCTGCCTGGAAACTGAGCGGACGTTTTGCCGGAATCGCCCAATTGCACGGATGCGACTCCTGTCGTGCCCAGTGGTTGGCTAGTTTTCCGGAAGGAGACCGTGCGAAGGCAGCCGAAGCCATGCAGTTGCATAAAGATGCCGTCCGTCTGCTGAATCGGCTGGTGGACAGGAAGGCGGAATATTGTAAAGCCATTTACGGATTCTTCCCGGCTAATAGTGACGGGGATAGTATCCGGATGGGCGATATCGTGATCCCTGTATTGCGTCAGCAGGCAAAGAAGGACGAGGGTGTTTATAAATCGCTTGCCGATTATGTCATGCCTGCTTCGGAAGGCCGTACGGATTATGTCGGTGCTTTTGTCGTAACAGCCGGTGTCGGTGCCGAGGCTCTGAAGAACCAGTTCGAGGAGGAGGGCGATACCTACAGTTCGATGTTGCTCCAGACATTAACGGACCGTCTGGCAGAAGCACTTGCCGAATATCTGCATGAGAAGGTGCGTAAGGAATACTGGGGATATGCTCCGGACGAGTCTTTATCCATCCCGGATCTGTATAAGGTGAAATATCAGGGAATCCGTCCGGCGGTAGGTTATCCTTCGTTGCCGGATCAGTTGTTGAATTACACGCTGGATAATCTGCTGGATATGTCGCAGATCGGGGTGAAGCTGACAGAGAACGGCGCCATGTATCCGACAGCAACGGTAAGCGGTATTTACATCGCTCATCCGGATTCGCAGTATTTCATGATCGGTTCGATCGATGAAGAGCAGATGAAAGATTACGCTGCCCGTCGCAATCTGTCGGAAGCGGATGCGAAGAAGCTGCTGAATAAGAATATATCGTAA